The following coding sequences lie in one Silene latifolia isolate original U9 population chromosome 5, ASM4854445v1, whole genome shotgun sequence genomic window:
- the LOC141657796 gene encoding PH, RCC1 and FYVE domains-containing protein 1, translating to MDRITSDLSRSNGTKERDTEQAITALKKGAYLLKYGRRGKPKFCPFRLSNDESILIWFSGKEEKQLKLNHVSRIISGQRTPIFQRYPRPEKEYQSFSLIYNDRSLDLICKDKDEAEVWFSGLKALIARSHQRKWRIESRSDGIPSEANSPRADTRRSSPLHSHFASGDNLQKDSTDHLRLHSPYDSPPKNALALDKVFSDVMFTVPPKGFYPSDATAGSVHSLSSGSDSVYSHMKVMANDTFRMSLSSAVSSSSQGSGHDDGDALGDVFIWGEGIGDGFLGGGAHRVGSCSGNKMDSLLPKALESAVVLDVQNIACGGRHATVVTKQGEIFSWGEESGGRLGHGVDADVSHPKLIDTLSNTNIELIACGEHHTCAVTLSGELYTWGDGGLLGHGNDVSHWVPKRVNGPLEGIHVSYIACGPWHTAVVTSAGQLFTFGDGTFGALGHGDRKSISIPREVESLKGLRTVRAACGVWHTAAVVEVMVGNPGSSNCSSGKLFTWGDGDKGRLGHGDKEAKLVPTCVAALVEPSFCQVACGHSITVALTTSGHVYTMGSPVNGQLGNPQSDGKHPKRVEGKLFRCFVEEIACGAYHVAVLTSRTEVYTWGKGANGRLGHGDSEDKNTPTLVEALKDKQVRSVACGTTFTAAICLHKWVSGVDQSMCSGCRLPFNFKRKRHNCYNCGLVFCHSCSSKKSLKAAMAPNPNKPYRVCDSCLAKIRKAIETNALSHASSRRGIVNQGIELNERDGKFDPGSRDQLARYSAMDSMTPVEGRTKKNKYEFNSSRVSPVPNGGSQWGANITRSFNPTFGSSKKFFSASVPGSRIVSRATSPISRRPSPPRSTTPTPTLSGLMSPLVTLDNAKMTNDGLSQEVSRLKAQVETLTRKAQLQEVELERKTKQLKEAISIAGEETAKCKAAKEVIMSLTAQLKEMAERLPVGATQNSRSPPFSSLSSTPTSADISKISLDKLNDQIAPSLLADSNGFNGLVLSNGSATPSNRSSEQSKVGVSEATRNGNRTREGEPRPENEWVEQDEPGVYITFVSLPGGIKDLKRVRFSRKRFSEKQAEKWWAENRARVYEKYNVRTADKSSVGVGSEDLAH from the exons GATGAGTCTATTTTGATATGGTTCTCAGGGAAAGAGGAGAAACAGTTGAAGCTAAATCATGTTTCCAGAATTATATCTGGTCAGCGAACG CCTATATTCCAAAGGTATCCTCGACCTGAGAAGGAGTACCAGTCATTTTCTCTCATATATAATGATAGATCATTGGACTTG ATTTGCAAGGACAAGGATGAAGCTGAAGTATGGTTCAGCGGTCTCAAAGCATTAATTGCGAGAAGCCATCAAAGGAAATGGAGGATAGAGTCAAGAAGTGATGGTATTCCGTCTGAAGCAAATAGCCCACGGGCAGATACACGTAGAAGCTCCCCTTTGCACTCTCACTTTGCTAGCGGCGACAACTTGCAAAAG GATAGCACTGACCACCTTCGGCTCCATAGTCCATATGACAGTCCACCAAAGAATGCTTTAGCTTTAGACAAGGTATTCTCTGACGTAATGTTCACTGTTCCTCCAAAGGGGTTTTACCCATCAGATGCTACTGCTGGATCTGTCCATTCTTTGTCATCAGGATCAGATAGTGTATACAGTCACATGAAGGTCATGGCTAATGATACATTTAGAATGAGTCTGTCTAGTGCAGTTAGCTCATCAAGTCAAGGCTCTGGGCATGATGATGGGGATGCTCTGGGTGATGTTTTCATCTGGGGGGAAGGCATAGGAGATGGTTTTCTTGGTGGTGGAGCACATAGAGTAGGAAGTTGTTCAGGTAACAAGATGGATTCTTTGTTGCCCAAAGCCTTAGAATCAGCTGTAGTCCTTGATGTTCAGAACATAGCTTGTGGTGGCCGACATGCAACTGTAGTTACTAAACAAGGGGAGATTTTCTCATGGGGTGAGGAATCTGGCGGCAGGCTAGGGCATGGAGTTGATGCTGATGTGTCACATCCAAAGCTCATAGATACTCTAAGCAATACCAATATTGAGCTTATAGCATGCGGCGAGCATCATACTTGTGCTGTCACTCTTTCAGGTGAACTATACACCTGGGGTGATGGTGGTCTTCTTGGGCATGGGAATGATGTGAGTCATTGGGTACCAAAAAGAGTGAATGGGCCATTGGAAGGCATACATGTTTCGTATATTGCTTGTGGACCCTGGCACACAGCTGTTGTGACTTCTGCTGGACAATTGTTTACTTTTGGTGATGGTACATTTGGTGCTTTAGGCCATGGGGACCGTAAAAGTATTTCCATTCCAAGAGAAGTAGAGTCCCTCAAGGGTCTTCGTACAGTTCGAGCGGCTTGTGGTGTCTGGCATACCGCTGCAGTTGTGGAGGTTATGGTCGGGAATCCGGGGTCCAGCAATTGCTCTTCAGGGAAACTGTTCACTTGGGGTGATGGGGATAAAGGTCGACTCGGGCATGGTGACAAAGAAGCAAAACTTGTGCCAACATGCGTTGCGGCTCTGGTTGAGCCTAGTTTTTGTCAGGTAGCTTGTGGACATAGCATAACAGTTGCCCTTACAACTTCAGGCCACGTCTACACTATGGGGAGTCCGGTTAATGGGCAGCTGGGAAATCCTCAGAGTGACGGGAAGCACCCTAAACGTGTCGAGGGAAAGCTCTTCAGGTGTTTTGTGGAGGAAATAGCCTGTGGTGCTTATCATGTTGCTGTTTTAACCTCACGAACGGAAGTATATACTTGGGGCAAGGGTGCCAATGGGCGATTAGGTCATGGAGATTCAGAAGATAAGAACACTCCAACATTGGTAGAGGCTCTGAAGGACAAACAAGTTAGAAGTGTTGCTTGTGGCACTACCTTCACTGCTGCAATCTGCCTCCATAAGTGGGTCTCAGGTGTTGATCAGTCAATGTGTTCTGGTTGTCGCCTTCCTTTTAACTTCAAAAGGAAGCGTCATAATTGTTATAACTGCGGCCTTGTATTTTGTCATTCATGTAGCAGTAAAAAGTCCCTTAAGGCAGCTATGGCACCAAATCCGAATAAGCCTTATCGTGTCTGTGATAGTTGCCTCGCTAAAATTCGGAAAGCAATTGAGACTAATGCTCTATCACATGCCTCAAGTAGAAGAGGAATTGTGAATCAGGGGATTGAGTTGAATGAGAGAGATGGGAAGTTTGACCCAGGATCCAGGGATCAGCTAGCTAGATACTCTGCAATGGATTCAATGACCCCGGTTGAAGGCCGGACAAAGAAAAACAAGTATGAATTTAATAGTAGTCGTGTATCACCTGTGCCAAATGGAGGTTCTCAATGGGGAGCTAATATAACTAGATCTTTTAACCCTACGTTTGGATCATCCAAGAAATTTTTCTCCGCTTCCGTTCCTGGGTCAAGAATAGTGTCTCGAGCAACATCACCAATCTCAAGACGGCCTAGTCCACCCCGTTCAACAACTCCTACCCCAACGCTCTCGGGACTAATGTCTCCATTAGTAACCCTGGATAATGCCAAGATGACCAATGATGGCCTAAGCCAAGAAGTTTCCAGATTGAAAGCTCAG GTGGAAACTCTAACTCGCAAAGCCCAGCTTCAAGAAGTGGAGCTGGAAAGAAAAACCAAACAACTTAAGGAGGCGATATCAATAGCTGGTGAAGAGACTGCTAAATGCAAAGCGGCTAAAGAAGTGATCATGTCTTTGACTGCTCAG TTGAAAGAGATGGCTGAAAGGCTGCCTGTTGGAGCTACACAAAACAGCAGATCTCCTCCATTTTCTTCTCTTTCCTCCACCCCTACTTCGGCTGACATTTCAAAGATCTCACTTGACAAGCTTAATGATCAGATAGCGCCTAGTCTCCTGGCAGATTCAAATGGTTTTAATGGGCTGGTTCTATCAAACGGGTCAGCTACACCAAGCAACCGTAGCTCTGAACAAAGCAAAGTAGGTGTTTCAGAAGCAACAAGAAATGGGAACAGAACTAGAGAGGGTGAACCTCGTCCGGAGAACGAATGGGTGGAACAGGATGAACCTGGTGTATATATTACGTTTGTCTCCTTGCCAGGGGGTATAAAGGATCTAAAACGTGTTCGTTTTAG TCGGAAAAGGTTTAGTGAAAAACAAGCAGAAAAGTGGTGGGCAGAAAACCGTGCAAGAGTATATGAGAAATACAATGTTCGAACAGCTGACAAGTCAAGTGTTGGTGTTGGGAGCGAGGACTTAGCTCATTGA